CTTGTTTCGACTAAGCAACGCCTTGAGAAGTCGTATACCCTTGCTACGAAGCTGTTCACCATCTTTGGGGCTTCTGTTTCCAACATGCAAATGCATTGAAGCAGATTTCCGAGGTTCAGATATAGACTGCAATGTTCAGACAACAGTCTGTTAGAAACTATTTTTGTCAGCAATTCGAGTCAATAATTAGCAAATGGACAATAAATCTAACTTTTAAGATGGTCCTCGTGCGTAAATCAGAGACCGAGGAACATATGAGAGGAGCTATTACCAAAGAAATACACAGTATGGTGCAGGGTTATTAAGGGCTTGCGGGTTGCGCACCAGGGATTTTTgacaataattttatattttattactaGATGATAGAAGAATCTAATACTACCATTTGTCTTCCGAGAGAAGGTGTTGGGATAGTTGTCCGGCTACGATTTGGAGTGCTTGGATGTGAACATTTTGGAGATGTGGTATTGCTCGAGTGGGAATTAGGACGTACAAAAGGAAACCGGGGAGGAGATGCTGTCCGATGTTCTGCTATCATCGAGCAAACACATAATCAACACATCGTAAAACTTAAATTctgaaaaaatagataaattttttttatctgttaCCCAAATTTATATTTGGCATGTTGCTAGAGAATGAAGAGTTTCTAGAGCGCCCTTTGCTGCAACAGTGATAGCATAAGTTTCATTGCTTGGTAGCTCCAAACATACAGAATTTGATTAGAAATAACTCGGTGGCATAAACTCACCTGACCGTTGATGGAGGAGTTTCTTTGGTTGTAGCTCGAGCTGCATGGTGATTTGCTCATAAGAAAAGTGGTTAAAATAGAAATGCATCAACACTAAAAAGAAACCAAAGCCAATTTAGGTACAGTACCATTCCTAAATTGATTCCAGTCATCTCCAACATTCAGGCAGCATTCTGGGTTTCTTATATTAGCTTGAACAGCTCCATCTATCGTCTCGCCCACTAAAACGATAATATTGAAACTTTTAAgccaaaatatataaaatttatatttataattgtaaatcgaaactaaaataataatatataatttacaatAACATTATCCATGAGTTTGTAGACCTGGTAAAATGTATCGCTTGTGATACTTTGGAGTCTTAATCATTAGTGACTGCTGCGACAGACCTTCAAGATCGATGTAATACTGGCACCTCCGCAATCTCTTAAACACCACAAAGGAACAATCAAGAATCAATACAAACATCCAAAGGCTGTGTATATTTCTGTTTCTAAACATATTTGGTAACAGTTGACGCGCAAGGAGGTGCTACCTCGACATCATCTATTGCAGCAATCTCTGAGTATATCTATAATTCTATGGACCACCAAATGAATACTAATAAATGTTTTATTCATGACTATATTCTTACTTACTCAACCACATTCATGAAATGATCTGGAAACACAGGAATAGCAAGATTACCTGCTCCATGCAAGATATATGGAACTCATTTTCTGAAACTTCGTCGACCTTTTCATCCAGCAGATAACTGACCTTAAAGGTGGCATGGCCCAAATGGTCCACCGTATTAACAATTGCATCAACGGCATAATCTTTTAATGTATTCGCCACTCTACATAATTATAAACATTTCAGGATGAAAAAACTTTGAGAAAAAGAATTCTTTGGagcaaattaataaaaatgacatGGAATGGAGTCCCTGCCGCAATCTCGACTCACATTTCCTTTTGGTTGTCATCCATATAAGACAACTCAAAGTATTCAGCAGCTGAATATAATTCTTTGCTGAGATTCTTCAAGTCctaaagaaacaaaaattatattatattgacTAATTGAAATTCAGCcagttaaaatttttaattgaagATCCTAAACAAAGATGAAACATAACAAGTCTCTGGTCTCTTAATGCAACTTCATAATCATCCATTTCCCACATTCACTAAATGGTACTTTCTTTATACAAGGACATATTTAATTTTCACCATTTACCCCTCAAGCTTTAACCGGAACTAATTCACATGGATACAGGAGTAGTACTACTTCTGTAAAGAAGTAATACTGCACAAGGACCACAAACTAGCAGAATATTAAAGAAAACTAACTGAAACAATTAATAACCTCTAAACTATCCGAGAGGATCATGCTTTGCTCCATGGAGACATCATCGTAGCTACATGACTCACGAGGACGCATTGAAGCAGATGCGGTAATTGTTGCCATGAAGTACGAATGACTTATAATGGTAGCCAATATGTGCTAATCTTGCTGCAAAAACATTCCACAAACATGACAAAACTACTAAATCATGGCTCAAATCTTAAATCTGGTAAGAAAATGCAAATTTGTGAGCAAGGAGTTCTTGCAAGATGAACAGAAAATGAAACAAATACAAATCCCAATATTCTGAAAAGCATTAATTATCACAAAAACAGACACAAGACCAACTAATTAGTTCATATCACAGAGAAGCAGGATTAACGTACAGGTTAGAGTTTGAGCTGGATGcataaatttgaattaaaaagaaCAAGACAGGAAAAGAAATACAAGAGTTTCTAGTGGGAAGACACGtgaaattaaaaacaatgaaTGAGCCAGTACGAAGCATTTTCCTGATAACTACATCCATTTCTCTAAGGAACTAGGATTCCCATTGAGAACAATGAAAAAAAAGCTAGAAATCTTGCTAACCGTTACAAGTACTCTCCCATTGTCAAGTTCCCAGAAGATTATCCATTCACTCTTTCCGTAAAAAAGAACATCAGAAACTCCgaattcaaaatcaagaaa
The DNA window shown above is from Primulina huaijiensis isolate GDHJ02 chromosome 12, ASM1229523v2, whole genome shotgun sequence and carries:
- the LOC140990680 gene encoding protein ABIL3-like isoform X2 translates to MATITASASMRPRESCSYDDVSMEQSMILSDSLEDLKNLSKELYSAAEYFELSYMDDNQKEIVANTLKDYAVDAIVNTVDHLGHATFKVSYLLDEKVDEVSENEFHISCMEQRLRRCQYYIDLEGLSQQSLMIKTPKYHKRYILPVGETIDGAVQANIRNPECCLNVGDDWNQFRNARATTKETPPSTVSKGRSRNSSFSSNMPNINLEHRTASPPRFPFVRPNSHSSNTTSPKCSHPSTPNRSRTTIPTPSLGRQMSISEPRKSASMHLHVGNRSPKDGEQLRSKGIRLLKALLSRNKPKKDEMLYTYLNEY
- the LOC140990680 gene encoding protein ABIL2-like isoform X1, with the translated sequence MATITASASMRPRESCSYDDVSMEQSMILSDSLEDLKNLSKELYSAAEYFELSYMDDNQKEIVANTLKDYAVDAIVNTVDHLGHATFKVSYLLDEKVDEVSENEFHISCMEQRLRRCQYYIDLEGLSQQSLMIKTPKYHKRYILPVGETIDGAVQANIRNPECCLNVGDDWNQFRNARATTKETPPSTVSKGRSRNSSFSSNMPNINLAEHRTASPPRFPFVRPNSHSSNTTSPKCSHPSTPNRSRTTIPTPSLGRQMSISEPRKSASMHLHVGNRSPKDGEQLRSKGIRLLKALLSRNKPKKDEMLYTYLNEY